In Stieleria varia, one genomic interval encodes:
- a CDS encoding HD-GYP domain-containing protein translates to MNELKPIGSCLINPLDLDRSLAAILAEQLGCDVHVVSDDQIRRDTLAQRAIADPNQWHFRYEQNVQSPAKSCRMAIALPAGGVAVWHSTAENAAQSGRHGLCVLDLEKARFETDQLHAEIESLTSQVMQDFEELSLIRSLSTSLKLSADQNASDDFVLSSLMPLALGVGAVTIAAVMTADQETDLRAPMWTNESDISDDGILSLVRKYADAAKNYPVVQNKASGQDSLGIDGLNEFVMVECASEERLHGWIVACNRIEDDIEDVPWAQLGFTTVQASLMETAANQLASQLHNIRLLKQKEELFTDVVRALVNAVEARDPYTCGHSERVASFARCLASHFGYTSAGLERIYLTGLLHDVGKIAIPDGVLQKPSRLDDSERAIIETHTDAGWRILHELEALQDVLPGVLYHHEHYNGKGYPDQLVGDNIPIDGRILAVCDAFDAMTSDRPYRKGMSIEKAVEILREGAGEYWDPKLIDCFVNHLDEIDRIRIEHQPRQPANRPAPIDGVPAINLGFTVRNESV, encoded by the coding sequence GTGAATGAATTGAAACCCATCGGCTCATGCCTCATCAATCCATTGGATCTCGATCGGTCTTTAGCTGCGATCCTCGCGGAGCAATTGGGCTGCGACGTGCATGTTGTCAGTGACGATCAAATCCGCCGGGACACGCTGGCCCAGCGCGCCATTGCAGACCCCAATCAGTGGCACTTTCGCTATGAACAAAATGTGCAGAGCCCGGCGAAGTCCTGTCGCATGGCGATTGCGCTACCGGCCGGTGGTGTTGCCGTCTGGCACAGCACGGCGGAGAATGCTGCTCAAAGCGGTCGGCACGGACTGTGTGTCCTGGACCTGGAAAAGGCACGGTTTGAAACGGACCAATTGCATGCCGAAATCGAATCATTGACATCCCAAGTGATGCAGGATTTCGAAGAACTCTCACTGATCCGCTCTCTTTCCACCAGCCTGAAACTCTCAGCGGACCAGAACGCATCCGACGATTTTGTCTTGTCTTCACTGATGCCACTCGCCCTTGGCGTCGGTGCCGTCACGATCGCGGCCGTCATGACGGCGGACCAAGAGACAGATCTGAGAGCGCCGATGTGGACCAACGAGTCCGACATCAGTGATGATGGAATTTTGTCGCTCGTGCGCAAATACGCGGACGCTGCCAAGAACTACCCCGTGGTTCAAAACAAAGCCTCCGGGCAGGATAGTCTCGGGATAGACGGACTGAACGAGTTTGTGATGGTCGAATGTGCCAGCGAAGAACGGCTGCATGGTTGGATCGTCGCATGCAATCGTATCGAGGATGACATCGAAGACGTTCCCTGGGCACAACTGGGGTTCACAACGGTCCAAGCATCCTTGATGGAAACGGCCGCCAATCAGCTCGCATCCCAACTCCACAACATCCGACTGCTGAAACAAAAAGAAGAACTTTTTACCGATGTCGTCCGCGCGTTGGTCAACGCTGTCGAAGCACGGGATCCCTACACGTGCGGTCACAGCGAACGGGTCGCAAGCTTTGCTCGCTGCTTGGCGTCCCACTTTGGTTACACATCGGCCGGACTGGAAAGGATTTACCTGACCGGGTTGCTACATGACGTCGGCAAGATCGCCATTCCAGATGGCGTGCTGCAAAAACCATCTCGGCTGGACGACTCAGAACGCGCCATCATCGAAACTCATACCGATGCCGGCTGGCGAATTCTGCACGAGTTGGAAGCCCTGCAAGACGTTTTGCCCGGTGTGCTCTATCACCACGAACACTACAACGGCAAGGGGTATCCCGACCAACTCGTCGGAGACAACATCCCCATCGATGGTCGAATCCTGGCCGTCTGTGATGCCTTTGACGCAATGACTAGCGACCGACCGTATCGTAAAGGCATGTCGATCGAGAAAGCCGTTGAGATCCTGCGTGAAGGTGCCGGAGAATACTGGGACCCCAAACTGATCGACTGCTTTGTCAATCACCTCGACGAAATCGACCGGATTCGAATCGAGCACCAACCACGTCAACCCGCCAATCGCCCCGCACCCATCGATGGCGTGCCGGCGATCAACCTCGGATTCACGGTTCGTAACGAATCCGTTTGA